A single window of Dermacentor albipictus isolate Rhodes 1998 colony chromosome 1, USDA_Dalb.pri_finalv2, whole genome shotgun sequence DNA harbors:
- the LOC135906048 gene encoding retinol dehydrogenase 12-like isoform X2, which yields MGTNEAVTDSDTWFLSLGFIASIVVALCSYGFKVVLVIVATLAGTKLYLRWTKGIYNGINRMDGKTVIVTGGNAGIGKETAKELARRGARVILACRSPAKGQRAAEDILVETGCSVVVRQLDLCSLKSVRQFADDIVRNERRLDVLINNAGIFPDRIQLTEDGYEECFQANYLGHFLLTLLLTDLLKKSAPSRVVNLTSFLHHLGHTQRLEERARGTHPWVTPTLAYGDSKMATVCFTRTLAHKLKMHGVTVNVVNPGIVNTTIADKDSLMSLFLRFLYRTIGKTPWEGAQTILYAAVDDRFLESTGKYLADCKDDWVNWRALDKREASRAFETSVRLVGMELDQVQKLF from the exons ATGGGCACAAACGAGGCAGTCACAGATTCCGACACCTGGTTCCTTTCACTGGGATTCATTGCTTCCATCGTGGTGGCCTTATGTAGTTATGGATTCAAGGTGGTCTTGGTGATCGTCGCTACGCTTGCGGGCACTAAGTTGTACCTGCGCTGGACCAAGGGCATTTACAATGGCATTAATCGGATGGATGGCAAGACAGTCATAGTTACAGGAGGCAATGCAG GGATCGGCAAAGAGACTGCCAAGGAACTCGCGCGGCGAGGCGCCCGCGTCATCCTGGCTTGCCGCAGCCCGGCCAAAGGTCAGCGGGCAGCCGAGGACATCCTGGTGGAGACCGGCTGCTCCGTCGTCGTGCGCCAGCTCGACCTGTGCTCGCTGAAGTCGGTGCgccagtttgccgatgacatcgttCGCAATGAGCGGCGGCTCGACGTACTCATCAACAATGCCGGAATTTTCCCAG ACAGGATCCAGCTTACCGAAGACGGCTATGAAGAATGCTTCCAAGCCAACTACTTGGGCCACTTCCTCCTGACACTACTACTTACAG ATCTGCTCAAGAAAAGCGCCCCGAGCCGCGTGGTGAACCTGACGTCGTTCCTGCACCACCTGGGGCACACGCAGCGGCTAGAGGAACGTGCTAGGGGCACGCACCCCTGGGTGACGCCCACGCTCGCCTACGGTGACTCCAAGATGGCCACGGTCTGCTTCACGAGAACCCTGGCGCACAAGCTCAAGATGCACG GCGTGACGGTGAACGTGGTAAATCCGGGCATTGTGAATACCACCATCGCTGACAAGGACTCGTTGATGTCGCTCTTTCTTCGCTTCCTCTACCGCACCATTGGAAAA ACGCCCTGGGAGGGAGCCCAGACCATCTTGTACGCGGCTGTGGACGACCGGTTCTTGGAAAGCACTGGCAAGTACCTAGCCGACTGCAAGGACGACTGGGTCAACTGGAGGGCCCTGGACAAGCGCGAGGCCTCCCGGGCTTTCGAGACGTCCGTCAGGCTCGTCGGCATGGAGCTCGACCAAGTTCAGAAGCTATTCTGA
- the LOC135906048 gene encoding retinol dehydrogenase 12-like isoform X1, translated as MGSRFETVFRWNSLCCGLAFGVILHRKLPSPCGHLISRTMGTNEAVTDSDTWFLSLGFIASIVVALCSYGFKVVLVIVATLAGTKLYLRWTKGIYNGINRMDGKTVIVTGGNAGIGKETAKELARRGARVILACRSPAKGQRAAEDILVETGCSVVVRQLDLCSLKSVRQFADDIVRNERRLDVLINNAGIFPDRIQLTEDGYEECFQANYLGHFLLTLLLTDLLKKSAPSRVVNLTSFLHHLGHTQRLEERARGTHPWVTPTLAYGDSKMATVCFTRTLAHKLKMHGVTVNVVNPGIVNTTIADKDSLMSLFLRFLYRTIGKTPWEGAQTILYAAVDDRFLESTGKYLADCKDDWVNWRALDKREASRAFETSVRLVGMELDQVQKLF; from the exons atgggctccCGCTTTGAAACCGTTTTTCGGTGGAACTCCCTGTGCTGTGGACTTGCTTTTGGTGTGATTCTCCACAGGAAGTTGCCCTCTCCCTGCGGACACCTAATTTCG AGGACTATGGGCACAAACGAGGCAGTCACAGATTCCGACACCTGGTTCCTTTCACTGGGATTCATTGCTTCCATCGTGGTGGCCTTATGTAGTTATGGATTCAAGGTGGTCTTGGTGATCGTCGCTACGCTTGCGGGCACTAAGTTGTACCTGCGCTGGACCAAGGGCATTTACAATGGCATTAATCGGATGGATGGCAAGACAGTCATAGTTACAGGAGGCAATGCAG GGATCGGCAAAGAGACTGCCAAGGAACTCGCGCGGCGAGGCGCCCGCGTCATCCTGGCTTGCCGCAGCCCGGCCAAAGGTCAGCGGGCAGCCGAGGACATCCTGGTGGAGACCGGCTGCTCCGTCGTCGTGCGCCAGCTCGACCTGTGCTCGCTGAAGTCGGTGCgccagtttgccgatgacatcgttCGCAATGAGCGGCGGCTCGACGTACTCATCAACAATGCCGGAATTTTCCCAG ACAGGATCCAGCTTACCGAAGACGGCTATGAAGAATGCTTCCAAGCCAACTACTTGGGCCACTTCCTCCTGACACTACTACTTACAG ATCTGCTCAAGAAAAGCGCCCCGAGCCGCGTGGTGAACCTGACGTCGTTCCTGCACCACCTGGGGCACACGCAGCGGCTAGAGGAACGTGCTAGGGGCACGCACCCCTGGGTGACGCCCACGCTCGCCTACGGTGACTCCAAGATGGCCACGGTCTGCTTCACGAGAACCCTGGCGCACAAGCTCAAGATGCACG GCGTGACGGTGAACGTGGTAAATCCGGGCATTGTGAATACCACCATCGCTGACAAGGACTCGTTGATGTCGCTCTTTCTTCGCTTCCTCTACCGCACCATTGGAAAA ACGCCCTGGGAGGGAGCCCAGACCATCTTGTACGCGGCTGTGGACGACCGGTTCTTGGAAAGCACTGGCAAGTACCTAGCCGACTGCAAGGACGACTGGGTCAACTGGAGGGCCCTGGACAAGCGCGAGGCCTCCCGGGCTTTCGAGACGTCCGTCAGGCTCGTCGGCATGGAGCTCGACCAAGTTCAGAAGCTATTCTGA